CTGCCGTTGCTATCGAACTCAATGGTCGTCCACGCAAAACGCTCGACTGGGATACCCCAGCCGAGCGCCTTGGTGCTTTACTCAAGTCCTAGCCGTGTTGCGACGATCCGTTGAAACCGCCAATGCGCCTGGGCCTTAACTTTTAACACTCTTAAAGGTTTAACCCTTGCGCTTATTGATTTCTTCAGTCAGCTGAGGAACAACTGTGAAGAGGTCGCCCACAACACCGAAGTCAGCAAGTTCGAACATTGGAGCTTCTGCATCCTTGTTCACTGCAACGATCAACTTCGAGGTCTGCATGCCAGCGCGGTGCTGAATCGCACCCGAGATGCCATTAGCAATGTAGAGCTGAGGTGAAACAGTCTTTCCAGTCTGTCCGACCTGGAATGCGTGTGGGTAGTAGCCAGCGTCGGTTGCTGCGCGTGAAGCACCAACAGCTGCACCAAGTGAGTCAGCAAGTGCTTCGATCACACCAAAGCCTTCGGCTGCACCAACACCGCGACCACCTGAAACAACGATTGCTGCTTCTGTGAGTTCTGGGCGTCCGCCCTTAACTGCTGCCGAACGGTTGGTGATGGTTGCGCTCTTTGCTGCTGCACTGAGTTCAACTGATACGTCGACGCGAGCCGCTGCACCAGCTTCAGCAACAGGTGCGGTTGAGTTTGGGCGCACGGTGATGATTGGTGTTCCAACTGAAACCTTTGACTGCACAACAGTAGCTCCACCGAAGACACTCTGGGTAGCAGTGAGATCTGGCGCAATGCCAATTGCGTCGGTGATGATGCCTGAGTTAGTGCGAACTGCCAGACGTGCAGCAACTTCTTTACCTTCAGGTGAAGATCCGATCAGCACTGCGATTGGTGCCTGATCAGCAACGAGCTTGGAAAGCACTTCAGCCTTTGGTGCTACTGGGTGGTTGATGTAATCGGCGCCATCGGCGACGTACACCTTCTGGGCACCAAATTCACCAAGCGTTGCGCCTGCTGCGTCGGTGTAACCCGGACCAATCCACACTGCACTTGGCTCACCAAGTGCACGTGCGAGGGTAAGCAATTCGGTAGTGACCTTCTTGACGCTGCCATCGGCTGCATCTACGAGGACGAGAACCTCTCCCATTACGACTCCTTCAGTTTCAAAAATCTAGTGTGATTGATGAGCCGTAGCTCTTAGAGGACCTTCTGAGCATCAAGGAACTCAGCAATTGCAACGCCGCCGGCGCCTTCATCTTGAACCACTACGCCTGCAGCCTTTGGTGGTCGAGCAGCAAAGCTGTTGACCTGTGACCATGAGCCAGCTGAGCCAACAGCGCTGATGTCAATGCCTGCATCAGCAGCCGAGACTGTTTCAACTGGCTTCTTCTTTGCGGCCATGATGCCCTTGAACGATGGGTAGCGAGGTTCGTTGCTGCGCTCGATCATTCCGAGTACTGCTGGAGTTGCAGCGCTGATGGTTTCGATTCCGTTGTCGCCAACACGTTCAATCGTGACGGTTGCGCCACTCACTTCAACCTTGTTTGCGAATGTGAGCTGAGGCAAGCCAAGGCGCTCTGCAACCATCGATGGAACGACGCTCATGCGTGCGTCAGTTGACTCTGAACCAAACATGATGAGATCGAAGCCGCGGCCTTCGAGCAACTTTGCCAACGCATAACTCGTGGCTGCTGCATCGGAACCAGCAAGGCTGGCATCAACGAGGTGGATGCCTGAATCTGCACCCATGCTCAATGCCTTGCGCACTGCTTCGCCTGCGCGCTCAGGACCCATGGTCACGATGACAACTTCGCCGCCGCCTTGAGCTTCAGTGATTTGCAGAGCCTCTTCAATGGCGTACTCATCAAGCTCGTTCAGCACAGCTTCTACTGAATCGCGATCAAGGAGTGAGTCACCATCACGGAGCTTCTTTTCTGCCCATGAATCGGGGACTTGCTTCACACACACAGCGATCTTCACGCGACTGTCCTTTCGTGGCCGCCTAGGTCAGGCGGGTCGTTCTTGTGGGGTGGGTAAATGTTACGACTTGGCAGCATTGAGCAGGAGGGTGGAGACGTCTACGACCTCTACGCCTACGGCTCGGCCTTCTTCTTGCTGACGGGTATTCACAGCATCGTTCAGCATGACCGAACAGAACGGGCAGCCCACAGCGATGCGCTTGGCACCTGTGGCGATGGCTTCGTCGCCACGAGTCTGGTTGATACGAGTACCGAGCTTTTCTTCCATCCACATGCGAGCGCCACCGGCGCCACAGCAGAAGCTCTTGTCACGGTTGCGATCCATTTCAACAAATGAATCTGCAGTTGCACCAATGAGTTCGCGAGGAGGGTTGTACACCTCGTTGTGGCGGCCCAAGTAGCAAGGATCGTGGTAGGTGACGGTCTGATCGATCTTGTTCACTGGAGTTAAGCGGCCAGCCTTCACCAGTTCGTTCAACAACTCGGTGTGGTGCACAACCTCGTAGTTGCCGCCAAGTTGTGGGTATTCACGCTTGAGGGTGTTCAAGCAGTGAGGGCAGGTCACAACAATCTTTGTTGCCTTGATTTCATTCAGCACTTCAATGTTCTGTGCCGCCTGCATCTGGAACAAGAACTCGTTACCTGCGCGACGAGCTGGGTCGCCGGTACAGGTTTCACCTTCACCAAGCACCATGAAACTGACACCTGCAATGTTCATGAGTTCTGCCACGTTCTTCGTGGTGCGCTTAGCACGGTCTTCGTAGGCGCCTGCACAACCAACCCAGAACAGGTAATCAATATCTTCAGGAATGGTGTCTTCGCCATTCATGCCGAAGACCTTCACATCAAAGTCAACTTCGCTGATCCAGTCGTTACGACCTGAAGCATTCATGCCCCATGGATTGCCCTTGTTCTCAACGTTCTTGAAAAGACCATTGAGTTCAGTTGGGAACTCTGACTGCACTAACACCTGGCTACGGCGAATATCAACAATGTGGTCGATATGCGCGATATCAACAGGGCATTGGTTCACACATGCGCCGCAAGTGGTGCATGACCAAAGAATGTCATCAGCAATGACGCCGTCATCACCAACAAGTGGCTTCTCAGCAAGTTCGATGAGCGCTGGATCAAGGTTTGCGCGCTCTTCTTCAGTTGCTGTCATCCATGGTGAGATTGCGTGAGCATGGTTACGCATTGCAATGGTGAAAAGCTTTGGTGACAAAGGCTTTTCGGTGTTCCATGCTGGGCACTGTGACTGGCAACGACCACACTCAGTACAGGTTGAGAAATCAAGCAGCGCTTTCCAGGAAAAGTCGGTCATCGCTGTGACGCCAAGCGCGATGTCATCAGGGAAGTCGTCAAGCTTTTCGAAATCAAGGGCAACACCGTCGTACCGGATTGGCTCAAGCTGGCCAAGTGCTGGCTTGCCGTTTGCATTGCGCTGGAACCACACGTTGAAGAACGCGAGGAATCGGTGCCAAGCAACACCCATGGTTGGCGTAACTGCAACTGTGACGAACCACGCCATCGAGACCAGGATCT
This genomic stretch from Candidatus Nanopelagicales bacterium harbors:
- a CDS encoding electron transfer flavoprotein subunit alpha/FixB family protein, with translation MGEVLVLVDAADGSVKKVTTELLTLARALGEPSAVWIGPGYTDAAGATLGEFGAQKVYVADGADYINHPVAPKAEVLSKLVADQAPIAVLIGSSPEGKEVAARLAVRTNSGIITDAIGIAPDLTATQSVFGGATVVQSKVSVGTPIITVRPNSTAPVAEAGAAARVDVSVELSAAAKSATITNRSAAVKGGRPELTEAAIVVSGGRGVGAAEGFGVIEALADSLGAAVGASRAATDAGYYPHAFQVGQTGKTVSPQLYIANGISGAIQHRAGMQTSKLIVAVNKDAEAPMFELADFGVVGDLFTVVPQLTEEINKRKG
- a CDS encoding electron transfer flavoprotein subunit beta/FixA family protein, whose amino-acid sequence is MKIAVCVKQVPDSWAEKKLRDGDSLLDRDSVEAVLNELDEYAIEEALQITEAQGGGEVVIVTMGPERAGEAVRKALSMGADSGIHLVDASLAGSDAAATSYALAKLLEGRGFDLIMFGSESTDARMSVVPSMVAERLGLPQLTFANKVEVSGATVTIERVGDNGIETISAATPAVLGMIERSNEPRYPSFKGIMAAKKKPVETVSAADAGIDISAVGSAGSWSQVNSFAARPPKAAGVVVQDEGAGGVAIAEFLDAQKVL
- a CDS encoding (Fe-S)-binding protein; the encoded protein is MDVLVMIVAAIVTVIAVGLFARTVVGFVRQFKVGASINRTDKPAVRTLTLLKEVFLATRLKQKPVGPIVAVSHLIVLIAFGVLFFTLITAYGQLINPDFALPLIGHWPPFSYLIEIFSWLMVLAIVILIAVRVTRRPNPEQPRKSRFFGSTMWQAYYVEITILAIGIFVLALRAAEYARGSVQGEEFVNSNFPLTGWIGQNWTGLSLEALATLIMLLAFGKILVSMAWFVTVAVTPTMGVAWHRFLAFFNVWFQRNANGKPALGQLEPIRYDGVALDFEKLDDFPDDIALGVTAMTDFSWKALLDFSTCTECGRCQSQCPAWNTEKPLSPKLFTIAMRNHAHAISPWMTATEEERANLDPALIELAEKPLVGDDGVIADDILWSCTTCGACVNQCPVDIAHIDHIVDIRRSQVLVQSEFPTELNGLFKNVENKGNPWGMNASGRNDWISEVDFDVKVFGMNGEDTIPEDIDYLFWVGCAGAYEDRAKRTTKNVAELMNIAGVSFMVLGEGETCTGDPARRAGNEFLFQMQAAQNIEVLNEIKATKIVVTCPHCLNTLKREYPQLGGNYEVVHHTELLNELVKAGRLTPVNKIDQTVTYHDPCYLGRHNEVYNPPRELIGATADSFVEMDRNRDKSFCCGAGGARMWMEEKLGTRINQTRGDEAIATGAKRIAVGCPFCSVMLNDAVNTRQQEEGRAVGVEVVDVSTLLLNAAKS